GCCCCCACCTCCGTAGCGTGGATGCTGCCGTTGACGGACACGACCACGGGTACCTTTCGCATCAGGGAGCAAGCCTCGGCCACAGAAAGCCTTCGCGGGTCAGCCAGGCGCTTTCGGGCCGCCCGGATTTCGCCAAGAGAAGCCAGATTCCGTTCCGAGGATATCATTACCAACCTAAAGGGCCGCCCTCCTGTTGTGCGGCCGAGTTCACGGACGGTCAGGCAAGGCGATCGCTCGTCGAGGAGGCGGAAGTAGTCGAGGATCTGCTCCAAGGAGGCCAGCCTGCCGTCGCCTCCGAGCGGAAATCCCAGATACTCGTCGGGGCTTGGGATCTGGCCCTGTCCGACACCGACCAGCAGGCCAAGGAGAAGGAGGCCGCTGCCTGCCGACGCCCGCGCCCTCTTCCTTGCCGAGCGCTCAAGATTCCCTGCGGCTGCCGATACTCGGAATGAGAGGCATCTACCGGCAAGCCCGTTCCGAGTGCGAGCCATGATTCGCCCGTGTTGTCGGGACCATCTGACCGAGCAGGACTTCGAATTCGTCGCAGACGTACTGGCCCGAACGCCCAGGGACCGCGTCCTCGTCCAGAGCCTGCTTGCGGACCCGGACACGCGCGACCACATCCTCGACCAGAACGACCTTTTCGCCGCGATTCTGTGCACTGAGGGACTTGCCCCCTTTTCCGTGAATCTGTTCTTTTACGTACTGGTCCGCCGTGCCTTCCTGCGCTTCGAATTAACCGACCCTCTCCTTGCCGATTACTGCGCCAGTCTTCTCATCACGTTCGTAACTTACCATTCCGAGCCCGAGGAGCGCGAGCCCACGCACTACGTATACCTGATCGACCATCTGCGCGCGCTGTCGGAGGCCTCTCATCGCGAGGTCTTCTTCCTCCACCATCAGCTGGGTAACTATTCGCTGTTCCTAACGGGCATGTTCCCCGGCTACGTGCGGTATCAGGCCCGCCACCATTTTGGCCCTGGATTCCGCTACTACGAGGATCTCGGGGCCATGGGGTTCCACCTTGCCGCCGCCCACGAGATTGCCGCCGCCGCCCGTCTCACCGACATCCTGGAAGACCTTGCGGTCAATTTCCGGAGAGTCCGGCGCGCCCTTAACCAGGTAGCTGAGGGGTACCTGCGGCTCGGGGACACCCTCGAGGAGCTCGTCGTGCGGGTGGGTGCAGGCGAGCTCAACGGGTGAAATCCCTTCCCTCCGAGGCTGCTTACCTACCTCTCTTCTCACGCCCCTCCACCCGGTTCCAGCAAACGCCCCTCTTTCCCGGACTACGCGCAACCGCCACCTGGAGCGCGAACCCCGGTGTTCGCGCCATCCGCGAGCTCGTAGACGGGTCGCCGATCCCTCGAGGAGCGATTGGTCAGCGACACACGCAGGGGCGCCATCTCCTGTGCGTTCAGAGCCCGGGGTCTACTGGCCCCACATGCCCTTGGCTTACTACTGGATCCGTAGGGCGAAGGCAACCTCACAAGGTCGCTCCTTGGGCAAGAAGACGACAAGGGCTTCCGGATGACGTTCGAAGCGCAGGCTTTTCTGGCTTCCGAGAAGGGTGACCCTCTGGACCGGCCGGGGCCAATAGGTGGACGAAGTACCCAGTGAGCGAATCCTTACAACTCCGTCGGACGGCCAAGCCAGAACGATGGCGTAGAGGGTTTTCCCGTCCTTGGAGCGCGTGAAACGGATATCTTCGGCGGTGAAAGCCCGGGTAGGCACGTCGCGGACGCCGTCGAATTGCCCTTTTTCCTCGCCGGCTGTGGAGGGGCCTTCACCGTAGACGAGCCACGGCCGCGTCTCGTAGATGGCCTCTCCATTCACCCGCAGCCACTGACCGAGCTTCTCCACGATCGCCACCTCTTTCTCGTCGGGAGTGCCGTCGCGACGCAGAGGGACGCTGAGCATCAAGTTGCCGTTCTTGCTGACAATGTCCACCAGCATCGGGATGATCTTCTCAGCCGGCGTATACCGATCCTGTTCGTACAGGGCTCGATTGTAATGCCAGTGCCCAATACACGTATCGGTCTGCCAGGGATCAGGAAGAATCTCCGAGGTCCTCCCTCGCTCGATGTCGTAGATCATTGCCTTTCGCTGAATCCCTTGCAGGTGCTTCCCCGTGACCACGGCCTCATTCCGACCGTGCCAGGCCGTGCTCGTGTTGTAGAAATGAGCCAAGAGGTGCAAGCCCAGCTCCTCATTGATCGGGTAAAAGGGCAGGACGGTGTCGTCGAAATAGATCATGTCGGGGCGGTAGTCGTCCCAGAGCTGGCGCACCCGAACGTAAAACTTCCACATGTACGACTCATCGGGCACGCTACTCCCCTCGGCGGCGTTCCAGTTCCACACCAGTCGCTGGCCGGGTTCGTGATCCTGGGCGTAGAGGTCCTGGGGATCCAGGCCCTCCCACCATTGCCCGCGGCCGTCAGCCCGGGTCAGCTTTCCGTCGTAGGGAACGCCAGCGTAGGGTCCCTCTTTGTCCGCTCCTTGCGCGGGCTCGTACCAGGACCAGGCGTGCGACGCGTGGACGCTCACGGCGAATCGCAGCCCTACCTTACGGGCTGCGGCTGCCCACTCGCCGATGATGTCGCGCCTCGGCCCCACGGCGACGCTGTTCCATGGCTGGTAGCGCGAATCCCAAAGGTCGAAGTTGTCGTGGTGATTGGCCAGAGCCATAAAGTACCGAGCCCCGTTCTCTTTGTAGAAGCGAAGCAGGGGTTCCGGGTCAAAATGC
This portion of the candidate division KSB1 bacterium genome encodes:
- a CDS encoding alpha-L-fucosidase; its protein translation is MGREAVGRLLCVVLAACFGNPLVTRAVGRRYPYAPGPFEPRWESLAQYDCPEWFRDAKFGIWAHWGPQCEPEQGDWYARNMYIQGHPMYLFHLSHYGHPSQFGFKDVIRGWKAEHFDPEPLLRFYKENGARYFMALANHHDNFDLWDSRYQPWNSVAVGPRRDIIGEWAAAARKVGLRFAVSVHASHAWSWYEPAQGADKEGPYAGVPYDGKLTRADGRGQWWEGLDPQDLYAQDHEPGQRLVWNWNAAEGSSVPDESYMWKFYVRVRQLWDDYRPDMIYFDDTVLPFYPINEELGLHLLAHFYNTSTAWHGRNEAVVTGKHLQGIQRKAMIYDIERGRTSEILPDPWQTDTCIGHWHYNRALYEQDRYTPAEKIIPMLVDIVSKNGNLMLSVPLRRDGTPDEKEVAIVEKLGQWLRVNGEAIYETRPWLVYGEGPSTAGEEKGQFDGVRDVPTRAFTAEDIRFTRSKDGKTLYAIVLAWPSDGVVRIRSLGTSSTYWPRPVQRVTLLGSQKSLRFERHPEALVVFLPKERPCEVAFALRIQ